Proteins encoded in a region of the Suncus etruscus isolate mSunEtr1 chromosome 1, mSunEtr1.pri.cur, whole genome shotgun sequence genome:
- the TMEM202 gene encoding LOW QUALITY PROTEIN: transmembrane protein 202 (The sequence of the model RefSeq protein was modified relative to this genomic sequence to represent the inferred CDS: deleted 1 base in 1 codon): protein MADQVKGRAEVTMTFHNPKAPQIKGDQNYNRPTLPTKKHPGASMSPERRQHHVDQTHTYFRMFCGSLCGFSFLMVLMMSPMKWVQLLVIKNGLELYAGLWVTCSHELCWRQTATPPYYLEYSRVFFIFSIIFIVVALGWLVASCLPRRGGTVDNLDLKVSILSFMSAICLLFCLIIFLKQVHWHAENIMEANFLWPYYLNWWCDLFYILAGIISLLNHLTSSSPVDQNVTVKPVEKSRLGVGPVTEVTEEAPVEAEEPVFQNESLLVEDTKEPDAEL from the exons ATGGCTGACCAGGTGAAGGGGAGGGCAGAAGTAACCATGACCTTCCACAATCCTAAGGCTCCCCAAATTAAGGGGGACCAAAATTACAACAGG CCTACCCTCCCTACC AAAAAACACCCAGGTGCCTCGATGTCACCCGAGAGGCGGCAGCATCATGTGGATCAGACACACACCTACTTCCGAATGTTCTGTGGTAGCCTCTGCGGATTCAGCTTCCTCATGGTGCTCATGATGTCCCCGATGAAATGGGTGCAGCTCTTGGTGATCAAGAATGGCCTTGAGCTCTACGCGGGACTCTGGGTCACCTGTAGCCATGAACTTTGCTGGAGACAAACAGCCACACCACCTT ATTATCTCGAATATTCCAGggttttcttcatcttctctaTCATCTTTATTGTTGTTGCCCTTGGCTGGCTCGTCGCCTCTTGTCTCCCTAGAAGAGGAGGCACAGTAGACAACTTGGATCTGAAGGTATCCATACTCAGCTTCATGTCAG CCATCTGCTTGCTCTTCTGCCTCATCATATTTCTGAAACAGGTTCATTGGCATGCTGAAAACATCATGGAGGCTAATTTTCTATGGCCCTATTATCTTAATTGGTGGTGTGACCTATTCTACATCCTTGCCG GGATCATCTCCCTCCTCAACCACCTTACATCCAGTTCCCCTGTTGATCAAAATGTCACTGTGAAACCTGTAGAGAAGTCAAGGCTTGGGGTTGGCCCTGTCACTGAGGTCACTGAGGAAGCACCTGTTGAAGCTGAAGAACCAGTATTTCAGAATGAATCTTTACTTGTTGAAGATACAAAAGAACCAGATGCTGAACTGtga